The nucleotide sequence TTGACCGCCTGGTGGTCCGCGACGTCGAAATCGCACTGGCAAACCGCTACGGGATCGGCGTCTGGTGGCAGGGAGACAAAATGACTCAGGGAAGCGTGCTGGTAGAAAACAATATGTTTGTCGGCAATGCTTTTTCAGCTGTCTGTTTGTCGGGCTATATGAATTACGACAGAATCGCCATCCGCAATAATACAATCCGCATGAGCGGTGCGGAAGGTATCTATATCGGCAAAAACGCTGCAAGGACTGCAGTCGAGATCACCGGCAACGTGGTCGGCGACCTCCACGACGGCAATTTCGGTTGGCGCGGCGAAGGTCCGACATCGGCGTTCAATGGCGACGGCATAGAAGTCAAAACCGAAAACGTCGGGGTGCTGATACGCGGTAATACCATTCGCCACCTTGCAATCAGCGGCTGCGGCATCTGTACCGGTTCGGGAAGCGCCCTGATCACCGAAAATGTGATCGAGGACATCAGGTTGCCGGGGAGTAAATGGTTGAGTCCTGCTGAGGCGATCTTTGTAGATATCGACGACCGCCTCGGCGTTCCGACGATAAGGCATAACAGGATAGTCCTGTCCGAAGCCGCCGGAATACACGTAAGAGGAAATATGAAGCTTCAGCCTCCGCTGGTTATTGAAGACAATTACATTGAGTTAACACCGACCAATCCAAACGTCCAGATTCTGTTTTCAGTGATGAATTCGCATAACATAAAGATCATCGGGAATAAATGCACGGGCGGCGCTTACGGACTGGTCTTTGCTCCCGCAGATGATCCTGCATATGATTATTATGTTCGGGATAACGATTTCTTAAATACAGCGGTTGCTCCTTTCTACTTTGCTCAACCGGGGGCGGCCGAGTTTAAACGTTTGTTTGTGTCATCCAATCGAGTATGCGGGAACTCACATGTATTCATTGAGTGGAAGAATGGCGTGAAGGTTACAACAATTGCCGACGCACATAAGGTACTGGGGCCAAATAGTCTGGTTGCAACTCGATGCCCGCAATTATAAACATGGACGATACGTTGGATATTATTCAGCCATTTTCTGAGATTGAAGAGGCTCAGCCTGCCCCGCCAGTTATCAAAAAGGGGCGTCGAGGTGGGCTTTACTTATTTGCTAATCTGATCTTCTTTGTTATATTGCTTTCTTTTGAGACGTATAACGCGAGTCCTGGTCATGATCCATTTGCTTACCTTTTGCTGCTCTTTGCACTGTGCAGCCTGCCGACTATTATGGTGAAACAATCCAATGGGCCGCTCTGTCTTCTTGTCGTTACCGGGCCTGTTCTCTTTTTCTACTACGGGTTCAATGACCTCGCGAGCTACTTTCTCGACATCCCCGGATACTACAGGGCTCCTGCGGGCGGGTTGTTCACCGCGGCCGAACTGGCGATCCTTTTGGGAATCGGCTGTCTATTCCTGGGATATACAGGGGGGACTAAATTGATCGGACGAAAAGGCCAGAGCCTCCTTTGCGCCGATTGGAAGACGGCAAACATCGTTGCACTTGGACTTCTTTGCTTCACGGTGGGGGTATATGCCACATGGCAAGGTCAGATTTCGGTTGCATATAATCAAACAATCAATATGGGAAGTTCGCTCAATGCGTCGCTTATTGTACTTGGACGCATGATGGAACCGGTCGCCGCGGTACTTCTTTCATACGCCTATCTGAAGACGAGAAGCTTTAGGCTGTTGCTTGTAGTCTTGGCTCTGGCGGCTGTCAAGCTGCCGATTGGCATACTGCTCAACTCTAAAGAAATCGGCGTTTCCTTCATTGCAATCTTTCTGGTCACGACTTGGCTTTACGACGGACGGATACCTCTTCGCTGGCTGATAGTCGCAGTTGTCGTCCTGGTTTTTTTCTTCCCCCTCGCATATGCCTATCGGACGGTTCTAGGAGAACACCAGTTATCAGTCTCAAAATCGCTGAAAAGGTCTGAGGATCTGTTCGATAAAGCTATGAAAAAGGATAGTAAAACAGGCGGGTTTGCTGGTGGAATCAAGTCTATTGCGGGGCGCACTAATTTGAAGACCCAAATGGAGATGATAATCAATAGGACCGGCCACAGCGTGAAGTTTCAGGGGGGACACACCTTTGCGGAACTACCTGTTTTTTTTGTGCCGAGGCTCATCTGGCCAGGGAAGCCGACGGTGAGCGTAGGGCAGTTGTTCAACCGTGAATTTCATGTATCTTTGGATCCCAATACCTACATCTCGACTTCGTTCATTGGCGAGATGTATTGGAACTTTGGATGGGCCGGCATATTTGTCGGCATGATGTGCACAGGCGTTTTCTGGGGCGGCATAGGAGGCAGTGCAGCCATGGGGGGACAGGCAACGGTCTCGAGGATGCTGATTCTGGTGAGCGCCATCTATCTGCTCATTATACGGTTCGAGACAGGCTATACGCAGCAAAACATACTTTTCATGAGATCGGCGGGGATTATATTGATTCTTCATATCATGTTTAAAAACAGGGGAAAATGAATTGTGACTGAAAAGATACGTGTAGCAATTGTAGTTTCCCATCCTATCCAGCATTTCATCCACTTATACCGTGCTTTGGCCAAACAGCCGTTCCTTGATCTGTTAGTTATTTATTGCTCGGACATAGGCGTCCGGAAATATTTTGATAAAGGCATGGGAGTTGAGATCACCTGGCACTCAGACCTGCTTTCCGGATATAAACATGTTTTTCTCCCAGAAGCCTCGAGAATTAATGGAACGGGCTTTCAATCGGTCAATAATCCAAGCATTTCTCGTGTGCTTAAAGAGTTCTCGCCCCATATCGTGAAGTTGCACGGATATGCGCAGATAACACTTCTTAGGGCTCTGTTCTGGTGCAGACTGCACGGAGTGCCCGTCCTTATCTGGTCGGACAGTGAGTTGCTCAGAATGCGCAAGCCTTTGAAGCGTTTCCTGAAGCAACTTGTCTTGCGGCCGTTCTTTTCCCTTTTCTCCGGCTTCTTGACCGTCGGAGAAAATAATGAAGCGTATTTCAGGAATTATGGCGTTTCTGCACGGCGAATGTTTCGGACCCCTTTTACGTTCGATGAGGACGCCATTCAGAAGTCAAGGGAAAACAGAGACTCGATTCGCAAAGAAATGAGAACGAAGCTTGGGATACCTGCTTCTGCTTTCGTCGTATTAGTTGTCGGCAAATTGGTTGAATACAAGCGTCCCGGAGATGTGATTGAGGCTTTGAGATTGCTGAAGGGTACAAGAAATAATGGGAAAGCGGTTTACGCTGTTTTTGTTGGAGACGGGGTTATCCGGGATTTATTAGAGAAACAGTGCGAGGGAGCACGTGAAAATTGCAGGTTTGCCGGGTTCGTCAATATCGATGAATTACCCGATTATTACGTTATGGCGGACGTTCTCGCACATGTTTCAGATGTCGACGCGCACCCGCTCTGCAACTCAGAGGCGATATTATCAGGCCTTCCTCTTATCTTAAGCGACAAGGTCGGAACCATCGGCGCAACGGATGTCGCTCGTCCCGGCAAGAACGCTATCGTGTGCTCCTGTGGAGACACCCGTGCAGTGGCTTACGCTATCGAGCGCTTGGCCAGCGATAAGGAACTTTATGATCGTATGAAAGATGAGTCTCTGAAGATCGCCAAGGAATTGAACATCTCCGCAAGCGTCAGAGGATTTATGAATGCGGTTTATTCAGTGATGCGATGATGCAATGAATGCAGGGTCGAAAGAGAAGACATCTATCGTCATTGCCGGAGATTTTCGTTATAACTCCACGGCGTTGGGGTTGGCGAACGGATTTAGATCCCTGGGATGGAGCGTGCGCGAAGTGGCGTTGAGTCGATCTTCCGGGCAGGAGTCTAAAATTGAACGAATTGTAAGACGGGCTCTACGGCCGTTCATTGTGCGTCGATATAACAATGATATTATTTCGACCGTAATAGCCTCAAGGCCTCATTTGTTTCTCACCGTGAAAGGCAGTTTCATTAGTCCGGCAACACTGAAAGTTATAGCTGAAGATTGTGTGCCTGCGGTGAATTATTTCCCCGACTGCCGGATGTCATATCCAGGGTTTGATGAATCAATCCTGTGCGGCTACGACAGGATTTTTACGACAAAGTCTTTCCACGTCGATTACCTAAAAGACAGACTCGGTCCGGATAAGGTCCAGTTCCTGCATCATGGATATATGACCGGTGTGCACGCGCCTCCCGATCTGTCAGCCCCCCTTTTTAATACGGATATCCTTTATATCGGAAACCACTCGCTGGAGAAGGAATCATGGCTCTTTTCAGTCAAGCGGCGATTTCCAAGGCTGAGAATAAAAATATTCGGCAACCGCTGGCAAAATGCTCATTGCAGTACAATTCTTGGAGAATCTGTAACTGGTGGTCCCGTTTACGGTAGGGACTATGCGGCGGCTATCCATTCCGCAAAAATAAATCTTGGAATCCATATGGGCATTACCGATAGCTCGGGATGGTATGACCGTGTGTCTACCAGAACATTCGAAATACCCGCTTGCAAGGGTTTTATGCTCCATGTGGACAATGAGGAAGTCCGGCAGCTCTTTGTGCCGGGAGTCGAGATCGATGTGTTCAAAAATATCGAGGAGTTGTTCGAAAAAATCGAGTACTATCTCGTCCGTGATGATATCAGAAGAGAGATGGTCGAACGGGCATACAACAGGTGCGTGCCTGCCTACAGTTATGACGCAAGGGCGAGGGTAATCGCCGATTGGCTTCTCTCGGAAAAAATGGCGGTCCAGTAAGGTATCAACTCTGGTTGTAAGATGGTTAATTTGAGAAAGGGAAGGATGGATATATTTATCACCATAGCGGGGATTGACGCGGCATCCGGAGGACCATCACGGTCTGTGCCGAGTCTTGCGCATCACTTGGGCTCAATGGACGGGATTGACGTCCGCCTGTTGACTTGCCTGCGTACCAGTGACGCGCGGGCCGTGGGTAATGGCAAATATTCAATATATTATTATTCATTTAATGGATCCCAACTCGGCATATTTAGGGCCGTCCGACGAATGCGAAAGGACTTGTCCTGCTGGGTGAGAGAACATGCCGGGAGGGCGGTTATCCACGATCAGGGGATTTGGCTGTTAAATAACCATGCGGCGATCGGGGTAGCAAAAAGGACCGGAATCCCTCTGGTCGTAAGCCCGCGCGGGATGCTTGAGCCGTGGGCAATCAATCATAAGGCATTTAAGAAGAAACTTGCGTGGCTTCTTTACCAGCGGGACGATCTTGCCTGCGTTGACCTCTTTCATGCAACATCGCAACAGGAGGCAGAAAATATTCTGGAGCTCGGGTTACGTAAGCCTGTAGCAATAATCCCCAACGGGATTACAATGCCGCTCTGTCGAGAGAAGACTAGGTCGGCTGATGGGAAGAAGACAATCCTTTTTCTATCACGGATTCATCCTAAGAAAGGTTTGCTTAATCTCGTCAGCGCCTGGCGGCAGGTTAAGGGTCCTGGATGGAAGATTGTAGTCGCCGGCCCCGATGAACGCGGCCATAAAGCAGAGGTAGTGAAGGCTATCAATGCGGCGGGGGTGCAGGACAGTTTCGAGTTGATCGGTTCGGTCGACGATATAGTAAAGTGGGATTGGTTCTTTAGAGCGGATATTTTTGTCCTGCCAACATTTTCTGAAAACTTCGGCATTGTGGTTGCTGAAGCCCTTGCTTGCGGAGTACCCGTTATAACTACTACCGGAGCTCCCTGGCAGGAACTTCAAACGCATAATTGCGGTTGGTGGATACGGATAGGCGTTGAGCCCCTGGCCGAAGCATTGCGGTCAGCGATTGCTTTAACAGATGAGGAGCGCTGCGAAATGGGTAAACGTGGTCGCAAACTGGTTGCCGATCGGTATTCATGGACTAAGATCGGAAGGGACATGGCAAACGTGTACGCCTGGGTCTTGGGCGACGGACCGAAGCCCGATTTCATAATGAAACCGTAAACGTGGTTGAGGAACTACATAGTGTAGCTCAACTGGGGGCTTGACGATCTGTCTCTCGATGGAGAGAAGGTTTGAAAAGTCGATGCAGATGGGTTAGGAACGGACGAACCGTATGCTTTTCTCGATGGCTGAGGGACTGATCTGGCTTTCTCTGCAAGAGTTCAGGCACAGATTTCCCGCAAACGCGGAATTTGTGGAATGCATGCGCGTCGCATCCATTCCTAGTCAGTCAGAGAGCTGATTAAGTAGGACTTGACACTGCTCACATATGACGGAAAAACCAGATTTGCACCCAAACGACCCAATAATAAAAGACACGCTATTGCTGCTGTCCGCCTGCATCAACCCAAAAGGCATGCCGGATGCTATCCTCGACGTTAAGCGCCGTATTTCCGACTACAAGGCTGCATTGAATTACTATATTACAAATCATCAGAAGGTATCCAGAATAGTATTTGTTGAGAATTCGGGATGGCCGCTAGATGAGATAAGGAAGGTCAGTGAAGTGAATCCCTACGGCAAGGAACTTGAATTTGTTTCTCTGGACATGAATGATTACCCGAGAGAATTCGGCAAAGGCTGGGGGGAACATCATCTCATTGGGAGTGCATTGGAATTATCGGCTCTGGCACTCAAAACCAGATATGTTGCAAAAATGACAGGTAGAATCTTTCTTTCTAATATTTCGCAAATTCTTCAAAGAATAAGAGGGCCGATAGAATTGTTGTGTGACTTTCGCGACCATCCGCTTTATGAGTGGCTCCACTTGCCTTATCCTGGACGTTATTGTGATACCAGATTTATTGTATTTACAAAAGAATTTTTTCAGATTAACCTGTCAATGCTTTCAGAATACCATATTGCCGGGCAATTTTCGATGGAGGAGAATTACTATCGGGCAATTAAGCCTCTTGAAAGAGGCAATACAGTTATTTGCCGTTTCCCGGTGGAGCCCAAATATAGAGGGATCGCCGGCCATGGAAGCAAGAACTATTCCAGTACGAAGGAAATCACTAAACAAACAGTACGTGGCCTTTGCCGCAAAATATGTCCGTTCCTTCGGATTTAGTTGCCGTCCGGTTCGATTACGCTACAATCA is from Thermodesulfovibrionales bacterium and encodes:
- a CDS encoding right-handed parallel beta-helix repeat-containing protein, whose product is MAKTYYVDNIAGEDANPGSAEASPWKTVDRVNRQQFLAGDVLLFKRGGEWFDVMIDVTSPDLTIGAYGTGAPPRLVGSVAVSDWQNRGNGIYSRHFPRPASRKEWTNWEVQLVMEPENRFYKRVESLEALTGEHFRDEWERFFDDSIWGGRFYYDKRSQTLFIKPLNPDSALTKTFFVGRQENVVEIKHAHIDRLVVRDVEIALANRYGIGVWWQGDKMTQGSVLVENNMFVGNAFSAVCLSGYMNYDRIAIRNNTIRMSGAEGIYIGKNAARTAVEITGNVVGDLHDGNFGWRGEGPTSAFNGDGIEVKTENVGVLIRGNTIRHLAISGCGICTGSGSALITENVIEDIRLPGSKWLSPAEAIFVDIDDRLGVPTIRHNRIVLSEAAGIHVRGNMKLQPPLVIEDNYIELTPTNPNVQILFSVMNSHNIKIIGNKCTGGAYGLVFAPADDPAYDYYVRDNDFLNTAVAPFYFAQPGAAEFKRLFVSSNRVCGNSHVFIEWKNGVKVTTIADAHKVLGPNSLVATRCPQL
- the wzy gene encoding O-antigen polysaccharide polymerase Wzy, translated to MPAIINMDDTLDIIQPFSEIEEAQPAPPVIKKGRRGGLYLFANLIFFVILLSFETYNASPGHDPFAYLLLLFALCSLPTIMVKQSNGPLCLLVVTGPVLFFYYGFNDLASYFLDIPGYYRAPAGGLFTAAELAILLGIGCLFLGYTGGTKLIGRKGQSLLCADWKTANIVALGLLCFTVGVYATWQGQISVAYNQTINMGSSLNASLIVLGRMMEPVAAVLLSYAYLKTRSFRLLLVVLALAAVKLPIGILLNSKEIGVSFIAIFLVTTWLYDGRIPLRWLIVAVVVLVFFFPLAYAYRTVLGEHQLSVSKSLKRSEDLFDKAMKKDSKTGGFAGGIKSIAGRTNLKTQMEMIINRTGHSVKFQGGHTFAELPVFFVPRLIWPGKPTVSVGQLFNREFHVSLDPNTYISTSFIGEMYWNFGWAGIFVGMMCTGVFWGGIGGSAAMGGQATVSRMLILVSAIYLLIIRFETGYTQQNILFMRSAGIILILHIMFKNRGK
- a CDS encoding glycosyltransferase family 4 protein, producing MTEKIRVAIVVSHPIQHFIHLYRALAKQPFLDLLVIYCSDIGVRKYFDKGMGVEITWHSDLLSGYKHVFLPEASRINGTGFQSVNNPSISRVLKEFSPHIVKLHGYAQITLLRALFWCRLHGVPVLIWSDSELLRMRKPLKRFLKQLVLRPFFSLFSGFLTVGENNEAYFRNYGVSARRMFRTPFTFDEDAIQKSRENRDSIRKEMRTKLGIPASAFVVLVVGKLVEYKRPGDVIEALRLLKGTRNNGKAVYAVFVGDGVIRDLLEKQCEGARENCRFAGFVNIDELPDYYVMADVLAHVSDVDAHPLCNSEAILSGLPLILSDKVGTIGATDVARPGKNAIVCSCGDTRAVAYAIERLASDKELYDRMKDESLKIAKELNISASVRGFMNAVYSVMR
- a CDS encoding glycosyltransferase; this encodes MPAVNYFPDCRMSYPGFDESILCGYDRIFTTKSFHVDYLKDRLGPDKVQFLHHGYMTGVHAPPDLSAPLFNTDILYIGNHSLEKESWLFSVKRRFPRLRIKIFGNRWQNAHCSTILGESVTGGPVYGRDYAAAIHSAKINLGIHMGITDSSGWYDRVSTRTFEIPACKGFMLHVDNEEVRQLFVPGVEIDVFKNIEELFEKIEYYLVRDDIRREMVERAYNRCVPAYSYDARARVIADWLLSEKMAVQ
- a CDS encoding glycosyltransferase, coding for MVNLRKGRMDIFITIAGIDAASGGPSRSVPSLAHHLGSMDGIDVRLLTCLRTSDARAVGNGKYSIYYYSFNGSQLGIFRAVRRMRKDLSCWVREHAGRAVIHDQGIWLLNNHAAIGVAKRTGIPLVVSPRGMLEPWAINHKAFKKKLAWLLYQRDDLACVDLFHATSQQEAENILELGLRKPVAIIPNGITMPLCREKTRSADGKKTILFLSRIHPKKGLLNLVSAWRQVKGPGWKIVVAGPDERGHKAEVVKAINAAGVQDSFELIGSVDDIVKWDWFFRADIFVLPTFSENFGIVVAEALACGVPVITTTGAPWQELQTHNCGWWIRIGVEPLAEALRSAIALTDEERCEMGKRGRKLVADRYSWTKIGRDMANVYAWVLGDGPKPDFIMKP